Proteins from one Ricinus communis isolate WT05 ecotype wild-type chromosome 9, ASM1957865v1, whole genome shotgun sequence genomic window:
- the LOC8266280 gene encoding cold-responsive protein kinase 1 → MTCFSFLFSRKEKLSSGVDEEVAGIHNVKLYTYRELKNATDDFSPRTKIGEGGFGSVYKGRLKDGKFAAIKVLSAESRQGAKEFLTEINVISEIEHENLVKLYGCCVEGNHRILVYNYLENNSLAQTLLGVGHNQSNIQFSWRTRSKICIGVARGLAFLHEQVRPHIVHRDIKASNILLDKDLTPRISDFGLAKLIPPNMTHVSTRVAGTIGYLAPEYAIRGQLTRRADIYSFGVLLVEIVSGRCNTNTRLPVEEQYLLERTWELYERRELVGLVDTSLNGDFDAEEACKFLKIGLLCTQDAPKLRPSMSTVVKLLTGEKDVDDSKITKPGLITDFMDLKIRAPPKTKSQKKTACPDNLSPQNETVYEAKNMSSCNISSGSENLDDLTLSSGNTTSIGTTFTAPYDRSTETFVSNIVHI, encoded by the exons ATgacttgtttttctttcttatttagtCGGAAGGAGAAACTTAGTTCTGGAGTTGATGAAG AAGTTGCAGGCATTCACAATGTTAAACTCTACACCTACAGGGAATTAAAAAATGCTACAGATGATTTTAGTCCAAGGACTAAAATTGGGGAGGGTGGTTTCGGTTCTGTATACAAG GGACGGCTTAAAGATGGGAAATTTGCTGCAATAAAAGTTCTGTCAGCTGAATCAAGACAGGGGGCAAAAGAATTCTTAACAGAGATCAATGTGATCTCAGAGATAGAGCATGAAAATTTAGTTAAGCTATATGGCTGTTGTGTTGAAGGAAATCACAGGATTTTAGTCTACAACTACCTTGAGAATAACAGTCTTGCGCAAACTCTTCTTG GAGTGGGTCACAATCAAAGTAACATCCAGTTCAGCTGGAGAACACGATCTAAAATCTGCATTGGAGTAGCACGAGGACTTGCCTTCCTTCATGAGCAAGTACGGCCACACATTGTTCATAGGGATATCAAAGCAAGCAATATTCTCCTTGACAAAGACCTAACTCCCAGAATATCAGATTTTGGTCTAGCGAAGCTTATACCACCCAATATGACTCATGTGAGCACGCGTGTTGCTGGAACTAT AGGTTATCTGGCACCAGAGTATGCAATTAGGGGGCAGCTAACACGGAGAGCAGATATTTATAGTTTCGGTGTCCTCCTTGTGGAAATTGTCAGTGGGAGATGCAACACAAATACACGATTACCTGTTGAAGAACAATATCTACTAGAACGG ACATGGGAATTATATGAGCGAAGGGAGCTGGTTGGGTTGGTTGATACATCACTGAACGGTGACTTTGATGCTGAGGAGGCTTGTAAATTTCTAAAGATTGGCTTACTCTGCACCCAAGATGCTCCAAAGCTCCGGCCTTCTATGTCTACCGTGGTCAAGCTGCTAACTGGGGAGAAAGATGTTGATGACAGTAAGATAACAAAACCAGGTTTAATTACTGACTTCATGGACCTCAAAATACGAGCCCCCCCTAAAACCAAGTCCCAGAAGAAGACGGCATGTCCTGATAACCTCTCTCCACAAAATGAAACAGTATATGAAGCAAAGAATATGTCTTCCTGTAATATCTCTTCCGGCTCTGAAAACCTGGATGATTTAACTCTGTCATCAGGAAACACAACAAGCATTGGTACAACATTCACTGCACCATATGATAGAAGTACTGAAACATTTGTGTCAAACATTGTGCacatttga